The genomic region GTGTAAGGAACAGTCGCGTTAGTGCTGTTATGGCTGCGGTATCAAGTGTACATTCATATTTCATTAACATAGTTGGTCGACAACGCAACAGGGAACTAAAGAGCACCGACAGCTATTTAATTAGCTCTTATTCGCTAGCAACTCGGATCTTCAACGATATAACACCTAATTAGGGCTGAGATAAAATAGCTGCAACTACTCTCTAGCGTATCATCGTGTCTCCCTCATCCGTCGCTTTTTCATTTAAGATCTATGCACTTACTAGCTTGGATTTTGGGAATAGACACACGTCCTTATGGAGAGTAGTGTCGAGCATGACGTTAAGAAGGCGAATAGCATTTTCACGTTAGTCTATCACTCGTTCAGAATGTACCTTGATAAgacaaatttctttttcttgcCGACTTGTGCATTAGTGGAAGGGACATGGGATGATGAGAATGAGAAATTGTGTCTTGTAAAGGTTCTGCTCTTGTTTTCCTGTCACCTATTGAGAATGTACCTCGATCATTTAACTGTTTAGCTAGCAAAAATCTATGTACCTCTTCCAGTACGATGAAGATTAATAAAATCTGTGTTAAAAAGGGTTCTTCACAATGGCCGATAgtttgtggcggctacctccaggcCCGCCAGCAGATGACTCCTTCGTTCTTCCTACATCTTCCTACATCTTCCTACATCTTCTCCTTCGACATCCCAACGtttaaggcaagggcccgctagggaGGGGAGTCTAGCACGTGTTCCCCTCTCCTTTTTTCCCAAGCATCGTCACATTCAAATTGGTGACCTCGACGTGATTTGAACACGCAACCTTCTGATCGACGACCTACAGCACTACCTGGAGACGACACGAGAACCGAGAGAGGGCATACAGCAAGCACGGATTAACGCCAGGAGGATTTAAAAGCGGCCGAGACTGCGTAATCCCTCTCCTAATGTGGCCATCGCTGTCGATCTGCGGAAACGCTTGGCACTCCGAATTTTCACGACATCCTGGACCTACGACGACGTCGGCAGATCGGCGGACATCACGAGGACAATGCGTGACTTTACAGAAAGGCCATGTTAGGACAGCAGCGACTCACTGCCATCCCACGACAACTGTACGAGCAACGAGTTCACAACTGGAGTAAAGTTCACCGGTTGAGTAACGCGCTCACAACAAGGATGAAAGCCTGATGAAAACCTCAGCATCAAAAATGTGTGTCAGAGATGGAGTAAAGCAATGAAGGCTCCTTCTCATGACCGCGTCGGTACCTATGAGGTACAGCAATCACGAACAACGAAAAGCAATCTTCCTCCTGGAATCCTACATCTTCCTACATCTTCTCCTTCGACATACCGACGTCTAAGCCAAGGGCCCGCTAGAACAGCTTTatcgatgagtcctctagcgggtcccGGACAACACGTCGTCCCCTCACATTCGCCACGCACAACTGCCAAAAGTTAAAGGGTCCAATGGAGTCCAGCTCACCTGACTAGATGGCCTGGTAGCGACGACCTCGACGTCAGCATGTTTCCGCTtacgtttctttttttccttgTGCTCGGCCGAGCCCTTGGCCTTCGTCTCCAAGGAACACAGAGTACTCAAATTAGTCACAGAACTATCACTCGGGTTACGTTTCCTCTTGGGCGCGCTACCCGCCCCACTAGCACCACTAGCACTCGCACTAGCACCACTGGCACCAACGACGCCGCTGATGCCGGTCTTCGAGTCCGAGATCGGCTCGCCTTTGATCACAGCGCGGTTCTTGTGATCGTTTTCAACGATCACGTCGGCATGGATCCTGGTGTCTGGGGGCAGCTGCTGGGGCGGCGGCGGCGTGTCCACGATCTCGCCCTCTTCGGGGGTAGGTGGCCTCGGCGGCTGGGCGGTCAAGGTCACCGCCTGCTTCGAGGACGGCCTGGTGTCCGGCAGCTCCGTGCGCTCCCTGAATTCCTGACCCCTGGacaattgtgatatatgtgGCAGCCTGCTCAGGTCGATCCTGCAGAAGAGGCTGGGCACCCCGTTCACGTACGTCAGCGACGGGAGGGTCTGGACTGCGGTGGACGCCTGGGACGAGGGTCTCTTGTAAGGACTCTCGTTGCCGGTCGGCGTGTTCGCAGATGTCGTGTACTCCTCCACGTAAATGCCGCACTTGCCGCCGCCTTTACCACCTTTGCCACCCTTGCCGCCACCTTTGCCGCCACCCACCGAGGTCGAGAACACCCTTCGCAGCGTATCGCTCTTCTTCTTGTCCTGCACGTTCCCGGCGTCCTCCTCCTGCAGCTTTGGGCCCGGACTGTTGTCGCTGTCGGAGTTCTCCGGCGACGTCGTTCTTGTCGGCGGAGCTCGTGGCCTTGGAGGGACCCTGTGAGAACCAGAGTTAGATAGGCACTTGGATAGCATGGACAAGGAGAAGGTAGATACTGACCTGGCAACCTGGATGCGACTGTTCCTCACAGACACCTCGGATTCGCTATCGGAGTCCGAGCCTGCAGCGGCCACTCTGGAGCTAGATCTTCTCGATTTTGGCTTTGGAGGACTCTTCTTCTTTTCTTGCTTCTTCGGCGAGTCCGCAAGCTTGGTCCTCTTGATGGGAACCCTCCTCCAGCGCGAGTTGTCCTCGTCGGAGACGTTGGTGGCCTTGCCATTATTCGGTGGACTTTCGTCTTCGCTGGATGAAGCGCTCAGTCTTGGCCGTCTTTTCTCGCTGATGACCACAGCCGGCGATACTCTGGCGGGTCGGTCGCTGTCAGAGTCGCTGGAGGCACCGTGATCGTCGCTGCCGTCGTCGCTGGTCGCGATCGTCGCCTTTGAGATCGGCTGCTTCTTCTTCATCGGACTGCCGATCGGTCTCATTCGGCTGCGAGGCTTTCCGTTCTTCAGACTCTCTTCGGTCGCCCGGTGACCAGTTTTCGGGCTTTTCGTCGGCTTTCTAGGACGACCACGTTTCCTGGCGTCCGCCACCTTTGGTTTCTCCGGCGCACGACTCTCTTCGACCGGCTTGGTTTTCTCTTGGTCCGAGTGGTGGTCGCTGTCGCTCATCATCGTGATCAGCGAGTCTGTGTGCGTTCTCTTGAACGCCTCGTCCAGCTTCCAGTCGTGGTTCGCCTTCTCTCTTAAAGTCCTCGTGTCCGCCACCACTGCTGGCGAACCCGTGCGCCTGGCGCAATCCTGGCGACACAAATTGTCATGATTAATTGGAGTTTTAAGGCTAGATATTTCAACGAAATATCCAAACGATTTCTTTATTATCCTCTCTTTAATTAACCCGAGTCTATTCTGCCCAATGCGGTAACCCTTTGAGGACGAATGTCGACGTAGTGGGAACACTAGaattgcatattttattccagAAGTTGCAAACATAATTTGATGTGTATATAACAAAGGTTCAGAATCTATTGATCATTGTTCCCAGTATGCCTTTGATACATAGTCTAGTTCTCtgagaaaaatgtttttaaaaCTCTAAAAGAAAAAATCCTCGTTCGTAAAGGGTCGAAGACATCGTTGCGAGGAAGAGGGCTTAACTACCCAACCTGGCAAAGGTTGCTCAGTTTGATAAGAGTCGTCACGGTAGCAAAGGCTAGACGTTCCCTATTCCTCacaacaattgagccgtttatattgaaagtggcataagtcacttttttcttttttaaatgaaaagatatcgttcaattgtaattagtgttaccattaacccTTTGACATACCGTCTTCGTCgcagttactgtaattagacatttttcgattgcaataatttcttagaagggaaagaaaattggtgcttattgtgtgcctaaatttactcgaatgcttgaatattgatgacaagagattagaattttattccaatttcaaaggacagaataacatctatactcaaGTTATTgtcagaaattttcatgacgcgTCGGACACGTCAAAatacgtcaaggggttaactcgatttttttggaaaATTGACTTAagccgctttcaaaataaacgactcaatTGTCCCCAAAAGATTCATTAGTAAGAAGACTAGCGTCCTGCAGCATTCAATTAAAAAGACGATGGAGCGAACGTGATCGTCATCCTTTAAGAAAACAGCGTCCAGCGATCAATTGCGAATGAGAAGAAGAAGGTGTACCTGGGGTTGTTTGGTCTCAGCATTCTGCTCCCCGTGAGGCACAGCAGTCTTGTTCAGGAAAGAGCTGAGGTTCCATCTTGGTTTCGACTCCTCGATCACAGGAGGCGGATCCTCGATGAGATTGTCTTTCTTTGGTGACACAGAGGGTGGGGTCGTGGGACCTTTGGTGGGCTGCGGGCTGATCTCATCGTCGGAGTCGTCGCTGCTCTCCGAGCCGGACTCGGAACCGGAATCGGAACTGGAACTCGCGCTTCCGGAACTTTGAGGGGCCTGACCCGGGGGGCTGGGGGGCCTCTGATGGATTGTAGGGCTAGGCACACCTTTTGACTGCAAAGGGCTCACCGGGGGTGGAGATAACACTTGTTGCGGTGTTATCTGCTTCGGTGGTGAGGCGAGTTTGGGCGGGCTGAGCGGCCTTGGCGGAGACAGGGGGCCCACCGGTGACAGGCCCATAGGAGACATGGGTCCCACGGGTGGCGGGGCCGGCGTCATCGCTATCAAGGGTGCTGTCAGACTGGAGGAACGATCATTTTGTTAAATCGATGGTAAATGATAGTAGATAAATGGaatattagatttacggaaagGGTTTTATAATTTGTTAGAGAGTGGAGATCGGTTTTTTAGCAGCTCTGAGTTACTTTAAGGTCAGGCATGTTCTTCTAGCGAGTAGATTTAATGGTCTACATTTCTTATCGAGAGAAGATTTTATTCTTATAGTGTTTCTTCTAATATTTTATCAAGAAAACGAGTCATTCTGTCTCTGCAACGTTATAGCTTTAGGTTGCCAAAATCGATTATGTCGAGTAAGATTTTATGCTATTTTGATAGCTGTGtgctatttatattatattttcgtaCAGGAATGAAGATCGATACATATAGAAATTTAATCAAGGAAATTAATATGAGATAAAGAGACGAACGTTCTTTTATGTCCAATTTTTACTTGCTACTTCTTTAAAACGATTTATATCAATCGAAATAATTGAGAGTTCAGATCATTTCGATTCAAGACACATGTCTGACCTCTTGCCTCGTGCAAATAAATTGCGAAACATTGGAAACGATTATTGACTAAATACAGCTATGTAACTTTCTTTAAGACAGATCGCGGACCAGATAAAAATACGCGACTTTCTTTAAGACAGAATGCGGACTAAATAAAAATATGCAACTTTCTTTAAAACAGCTCGTGCGCCGGATAAAAATATGTAACTTTCTTTAAAAACAGAATGCGGACTAAACAAAAATATGTAACTTTCTCTTAAGATACAATTCAGGCCAAACAAGAATATGTGATTTCCACAAAGACCCATGGACTAAATAAATGAACATTCTGTCAGGCAGAATTTAGGCCGCATCAAAATATGTGATTTTCATTAAGACAAAATTTATGCAGAATGAACAGTGCGACTGgaaaaccattggtttcgcgaattcgaagaattttcatGGTGGAATTTCGCGTTGTACGTTAACAATAATTCTACTTACTCGACTGTGAGATCAGGACTTCTGACACCCCTTGTCCGTGACACCGTAATCTGCGAAAAAAAAAACACCATAACGATTACCAATTACCCTCATACATCATCGCAGTTCGCAATTGTCCGCCCCCAACACCTCATACCTTTTTCGGCAGACGAAACAGCACACGATAATTATACAAAGTTACGGATTAATTTACGAGAGAtgaataaagagagagaaagagagagagtgaaacaaACAGAGAgatggaaagagagaaagacagagagagagtgaggggaGTTCACGATATTAACGTATATGATACTTTGCACTATGGAACGCTCGATATACCAAGCCGTCAGAGTGGCAAACGCCCATACGCTGAAGTTTGAACCCAGTTAATTAATTTAGTGACTCGATTACCTTGCTCGTTTCATCCTCGCTGTCCTCGGACAACCTCAGGTCCCCTTCCACCAAATCTCTGCAACAAAAAGAAAATTTCTGTtcaggcattttttaaatcacTTTCGCACTTTATCATAGCACCGTCGCTTTTTGTTTTCAACTCGCCCGACcgtttttcaaattctttaTCCGAGCGTAAACTATGTTATAAATCACTGCGCCCGCTTTTCCACAGTTTCACGGCTTTCTCTGCTCGAAGCACCGTTCCACAATTTTTGTACGCATCTCGGCCGAAATTTCGTATATTTCCCGCTTTTGGTGCTGTAAATCGTTTCTGTAGTTCTGTGCACTTGTTTGATACTGGAATGGAAAAGTAATTCGAATGCTCGATGGAAGCTCCGTCAAAAGATCATTAGCGGTACCAAAATGTCAAAGAAAAATGGATAAATCAATAATCTGTCTATTCGCGTTATCTCCATCAATTCATCGCTCTGAAAAGATCGGATTCACAGAATATGCGACTTCAAATGTAGTTCAAAATTTTTATACGAGCATAAAAGAGTTTACGAAACCAGAAAATACCAAGCTTTTGATATAAAAAGTTAACAACAAATTGAAAGAGATCGAGTTTTCTCGGTCGTGCCAAGTAAACGTTGAAAATCACGATGCAACTCCTTAATTACGAAAGAGAAACAGCTGAGCAAGATATTCTTGCAATATTGTGGTAAAAGAAAATGTGATAATTAGGGTGACACTGATTTTTAACCAGCTTCCTAGATTCATTGTTATTGCAATATATCGATCGAACCGAACGCAAACCaggattttttaaaatacaaaacgGTTGAGCCGATATTTTCTGTGGTAAATTTTAGCTTTCTACTTTCGCCAGCTTTCGAGAACTGGTTCAAGAAATAAAGATAGCTTATCCGACTATAAAATCGCGGATAAAAACGCCGGGAAGGGAAGAGGGGGCGAATCCGCCGGTGGATAAGAAGAACGATCTCGATTAGaatcaacaagaagaagaacgtgCACAGGGAGGGAACGCGTGTCACTGCAACCTGTAGAACACGAACGATGCGAGGCGAGGTAGGAACAATCGTTCATTGATCTCTGAAACTGCTGTTTCACGCACGCCTCGCCTCCTCCGCCGGTTTCTTTGTCACCGAGCCTCGTTCCTGTTCCTCGCATTCCCAGCTGACGCTTTCGCTTTCGCCCCTTCCGCGAGATCGGCAATCGAAGATGGATCAATCGCGGATTTACTCATCGAGCAGACCGTTTTTTTCAGACGTCTTCGATGCTTGCCCCTTTCCTGGCGTCGTCCTTCGAGGAGCGACAGAGACGTTGCACGAATTTTCTAATTGGGAGATTGGACTTTCACCCCCCTTGGAGAATCGTTTATTTTTTGCAGACACGTGCGgacattgtattatattattatattattctgttGTTGTGAATTTTCTAAGAGGAGCTGAAGGCTAACTTTTgttcaataaaatttttatatagattcatacgaaattgtagaaaaacataatatttataattaaattaaatttgtatataattttatattattattattttatgtacgATTTCATTTATGGAAAATAAGAtttcatataattatttaaaaaaatataaaatatatatctatAGTATACATTAGTTTCATGTATACATTTATAGTAAAAGTTAGAATTTCACGTATTTTATAAAGATATTTTATAAGGAAATTAAATctgttattatcaatattatctaGTATTATCAAAATTTAAGGGATTCGCATATGAATATATGCAATCTAATGGAAGGTGTGCATCGGAtagcattttatgcatttataacgaaaatgaaaaaataatggaaatacctaaagaatttgaaaatactgtTACAATATTTGCGACTTACAGAAACGATCGAggaagaaaataaatatttcagtaGATTCCGTATTTATGAGAACAAGGGTGCAATTTAAGCGAAGCAAAAGAACTGAAATAATTGGAGACCATCGAGGATATATCACTCTGCGAAGCTTTTATAGCAAGGCAACGGGAAAAACTGATTAGAAGACAGGGGTGGATAGAAGAAACATCGCGATGTCTAAATGACTTGTTGTCCAACGACCCAGCCAAGGGGCAACAGCAGGAGACAGCCTAATTCTTCTGGATCAGCCGAAGTTCCATCGCTCCCTATTACTCCTTGCACCCCCGTTTTCCCGGTGTCTGAACACCTCATAGTTCTACCCTTCGCGGATGCACACCGTTCGCCCCATTTAACCGAAAGAATTCGCCCAGCATCCCTTCGAGAGATCTACGCCCTATTTAAGGCTGTCGGTCTAGAAGCAGACGGGTCCTTTTTCCGCCCTAGTTAAGATTGTCTGTCTACGCCGAAATAGACGGATTCTTCTTCCCTTCATTGTTATCCCGTCGCGCGACCGGTTACCGGAAACAGAAGTCTTTCAACTTCTTGAAAATCGTCGGGATCGAAAGGTTTTTCCCGGAGTTCAGACGCCATGGCAAACTTTCCTCGCGACTTTTTCTCCACGGAAAACAAACATGAAACTCGCTGTACAATAGACTAAAATACATTTCTCCTCTGCGGTTCGCGTACCAACAGTTATGGTACAACTACTCGATCATCTATATtactatagtattattatagtacAACTACTCGAGAGTTAAAAAACTACCCTTAATTTATGATCTtctcgaatattttccaaggaGATTCTTCTtcccgtaaataaataataataactaagtagtttaataataataataataataataataataactaaatagTTTGATAGTAAGAACTAAGTAGATTAATCATAAAAACTACTAAgtagtttaataataataataactgagtagttcaataatagtaataattgagtagttcaataataataataataactgacTAACTCGCTAAGCGATTTAACAGTATCTAGAGCGCAGTATTAGTCAGTGGAATTCCCAGTGAATGAACAAAAGCGGTGCTAAAATTAGAAAATGTGCGACTCCACGATCGGATCCGGTAATTATCCCGGAGCAATGCGAAAATAATACCGGAAAGCGGTCGAGTCACGCTGAATAATTCATCGCGTCGAAAATAGCGTCCCATTCACGGGTCCATCACTGGATTTATCATCGCTTAGGAGCCGCCGAAATATCGACATCCTGTCCGGCCGCGCGAATCTCTcaatcgacgcgacgcgacgttggTGTTCGAGTTGGTGACCAGCGTAATCGCGCGTGCTGTTCTCTGGGGTCTCTCTTCTGGGAAGAAGGCGCAAGAGGGGGATGGGAATGAAGAGGGGCGAAAAAAGGAGAAGCGAAGACGAGGGTCCTTTCACCCTCGATCAGCGAAGCGCGCGAGCCTAAAGCCGCGGAGATGCTACTCGAACGGCGGACAAAGTACGCGAGAGCCTCCACAGAGGGgaaacgaagagagagagagagagagagagagagagagagagagagagagagagacaaagagaaagaTAAatagacagagggagagagagagaggagcgagagagagagacaagctGGAAGATAAAGCGGGAAAGCACGTGAAGCGCCGAACGCGGATGTGCCTAGGGTCGACGACCCTAAACACGCTGTCCTGCGTCCTCGTCGATGCTCGTGGATACGAGAAACCGTCTGCCAGCCGAGCCTAAGGTCGCTTAGCCGACTCCTCTTCCCCGTGGCTAGCCTATCCCGCTCCACCGAGCCTGCTCCTGCACGATTTAGGCTCGACTGGCTCGCCGAGAATTCAATGAGACTCCAAAACAGATGAATGAACCTCTGTCTCCACGCTTTTCGACCGCAAACTCGATTCGAAGCAATCGACACGCTTCTTTTTCACCATGGCACGATCAGACTTCGGTCGTTTTTTAGCCAGAGGCAGAATTGTTAACGCGTTCGGCGGTTAACAAAACGCGAAGACAATGATAACACGTAATCGCGTAAAatgttaattttaataaaaatcacTCCTTTGTTCTCAGAGCCGCgcattgtcattctttttgcaGTTTTTCGGATGGGATTTAGGTTCATAGGACGCGTAATTCTATTGTGAAAAAATGCCCGTTTTAGTTTTCGTTTTTAATCGAAGGCACAAAATGCTGGGCTGACTTATTACGAGGAAAAAAGGTTGTTTCGTTTTTCCAACAAAATGTCGTTTTGTAAGCGTGTTAGAAAATTTGATTCAGTATTCTTCCAATAAAAAAACAAGACTGCAgcataagatttcaaagctaccagaaaaatgttaaaaaatctTCTTTTCACTctaaacgttaaaaaattgtcTTTCATCTTCTGAAAGACAAttgaaagaacgaaacaacttttcaAAAGAGCCAAAATAGACAGTTAGAAATGAATCATAGCAACATTCTTCTCGTTCGACGGATCACAATAAAAATGGATTCAAGAAGCTTCGGCACTAGACCGACTGAGCCCTATATAATagcaattaatataaatatctaACATATAAAAATATCAAGATTGAATCTGTTTAGACTTCCCGTCATTTCGATTATAGCGCGTGCCCGAATTAAAAGAGATTCCGCCGCCACCCACGACGATCCTGGTCATCGTAATCCGAACAATTTCAAAAGAAGCAACACGGCGCCCGTGTGTCAAAACGAAACGGGTGCATTGCCAGAAGAAAAAAACAATCAGGTGCAGAGAAAGTTGGATCGCGGCACGTTTATCTTGCGGCATAAATTTCTGGTAGCACGAGCGCGCGCCGTTAGAGACACGGCCAGGCCGGGGccgattttattgatttattaaacGAGATCGCGTTAGAAGTTTTGATTGACTTCAGAACTCGCGGGGACTCGATATGGCCGCCGGGAAATTGGTAAAATAGTCGGCGGGAGGAGAGAAGCGTACGGAACTCATAGATATTCTCGAGAGGTGAAAATTGCACGGGCTTGTGGGTCCGCAGCTCTGATACCTTCGATTATGATCGCTCGCTATACAGCTTCTGGTATACGGCAGAAGGCTCGGATTTTATTTGGTCTGGGGATTaggtatgagagagagagagagagagagagagagagagagagagagagagagagagagagagagagagagggagttcTGTCGTGGTCGAGGAATATTGTTGGCGGTATTATAGTAATCTACGATAATCTGATTTGGCCGGTTTGTTCTGCCCCGACGTCCCTATTAACTTTGGACTGCTTAACCCTTCTACGGGTGCTCGACTTTTCTGGGCTGCGTCGCTCGCCAACTGTATTGCGGTTaatcttgtttttctttttcatcCGATAcgagaaataaattgtttacgaATATATAATTTGCATCGTTCTTTCGCTTCCGTCGCGAGaaatcaattgcaatttttcatTCGGTTTAGGCAATGTCTGCGAGTTTTATGCTACCCTATCGTCGAAAATGCATATTAAGTTATATTAAGTGTTATGAAGTTATCGCATTTTGTGCATTGAAAACGTATAATGTCTGCATTTTCTTAACTATGTTCCCATAGCACAAAATGCATGGAACCAAATACGATTagaaataatatgaaaattgaTAAAACGAAGTCGAAATCAGTACgagaagtaattaaaaaatacgATAGTTATATCGACGAAAAGAAacgttaattttcttttataaaatcggtgttatttttatcgtaatataaaaaatatatatatatgtgtatgtgCTTGTTCCAGTTTActataattaaatgtactattaaatatattaaatgtataataaatactattaaatgcactataaacaaatgtacgaatTTCTAACGATTTCCTATCGGTTTTCGAAATCAATTTAACCTTCTGTCGACGCCCAAATACTTTTACAGGAGAGTGTATCTTTCTCTTAAACGCTATCGTCGGAGAATCTTGGAATCGTCAAGCGGACGTTTTCGGTATATGCGCATTCCTACGATCGCTGGCCCAAGATTATTATACCATATATTCCGCAGAAATATGCGAAACATTACACATTCTAATGTGTCGAAATCGGCGCCCTTATTTCAGGATCAAGGGAACAGCAGAAGAGGTTTCGTCGCCGGCCATATCTCCCTTGATAACAGAATTATCGGCTTATTGGACCTCGGAGCGAGGATCATCGATATCGTTCAATCCTGGCCGTCCGGAGCATTAATCCTCGCGGAAAACGGTACAGGGTAATCGCGAGTGGAATCTATTTCCATCTGTCACCGCGTTAATGCGGCTCGTTCCGGCGATCGCGCGGAAAAAGGAGCAGAAACCTGTTTGCCGCGGGGCCGAGGTTTCTTTAACCTCGCGTGATCCTCGCCGGCTTTACAACGGAACACGGCCTGCGCCAATGAGAGAGCCGATTTTGCGCGCATACCCGATGCCCGTACGTCCATTAGCCGCCGGACGTTCCGCCGTTTCGAGGAAATTGAAAAGCGTCGGGGATCGCGAAGGCCGGGACCGGCTGCGATATCTTGCTTCGGATGCGACACGGCGCGACGATTCGATCGCGACTTTTTACGCGGCGTCAATTAAAAATCGTGTCTTCCAGGATCTCGAACAACGGACGACGGAAGGGAGGGCTTGACGGCGCTTccgaaatttttatattttcatgggAATTTCAAGGATCGCAGCGATTTGTTCGAGAGACGAGTTTTGCGCGTGGCTTCGTTTCGTAaatgttaaatgaaaatgtatttatCTAACGAGCCGAGACCTTTAGGatgtacaaatataaatatatgaatcGGAAGACAAATGAAACGATAACAAGATCATATAATTACGAGAACGTTGATTAATCTTCAGAAAAATTACCCAAAAATATGGAGCACGTTGCAATATTCATTtacattgttattatttttcgcAAAATCTTTTCAACTGTTTATCTTCGAGCTTGAAGAAAATCTTAGTTAGATAATGTGTTAAGAGGATTGATCGTAAGAAAGATTTTTCGGGTAGATCGTGTATCAAAACTCAACCCCTTCGACCGCATTAGAATAACAAATTGTACCGTTGATTATACTTCGTCTAAATTGGAGTCTCGTTGCTCCCCATCATTTAATTACACCGTGAAGGGGTTGAACACATGGCCGGATTAAGCCTCCCCCAAGCCCTAGTCCCTCTCGCGTTCGGCCACCCTTGCCTCTCGCCCCTTCCCAATTcctgtaaaatattttgttaatcCCGCTTCCGACGGCCCTGGGCAGAGAGCCCG from Megalopta genalis isolate 19385.01 chromosome 3, iyMegGena1_principal, whole genome shotgun sequence harbors:
- the lilli gene encoding AF4/FMR2 family member lilliputian isoform X4 produces the protein MKKPRVERDRLRQREREARAAMSVQAEQAAAGGGPDTRHHHHGHHNHTHHHNNPHGVAAPLFRAPVRMNPDAQDSTTQQIQSKLGNYSLVKHLLDDPKRLIGIEGVPASPAPSTASSLLRTSLGSVGSNSRSSPSSQEFKKPGGPRTGGSSSSSSSHQRGGFVKPADGKPPYGGRGGYPGQPVKHGGNSNDHRSHGLLPAKGPPPNSPGNGTLGGNTGIVHSGGSRLHSAASRLSRLPLDNGTSSRPVPADNSEDLDIIMKEMTVPSTPLTAIAQTPRKELETKFTFNPVLAKLTEVPPPEPTKPQRERQSASRLSADLVEGDLRLSEDSEDETSKITVSRTRGVRSPDLTVDLTAPLIAMTPAPPPVGPMSPMGLSPVGPLSPPRPLSPPKLASPPKQITPQQVLSPPPVSPLQSKGVPSPTIHQRPPSPPGQAPQSSGSASSSSDSGSESGSESSDDSDDEISPQPTKGPTTPPSVSPKKDNLIEDPPPVIEESKPRWNLSSFLNKTAVPHGEQNAETKQPQDCARRTGSPAVVADTRTLREKANHDWKLDEAFKRTHTDSLITMMSDSDHHSDQEKTKPVEESRAPEKPKVADARKRGRPRKPTKSPKTGHRATEESLKNGKPRSRMRPIGSPMKKKQPISKATIATSDDGSDDHGASSDSDSDRPARVSPAVVISEKRRPRLSASSSEDESPPNNGKATNVSDEDNSRWRRVPIKRTKLADSPKKQEKKKSPPKPKSRRSSSRVAAAGSDSDSESEVSVRNSRIQVARVPPRPRAPPTRTTSPENSDSDNSPGPKLQEEDAGNVQDKKKSDTLRRVFSTSVGGGKGGGKGGKGGKGGGKCGIYVEEYTTSANTPTGNESPYKRPSSQASTAVQTLPSLTYVNGVPSLFCRIDLSRLPHISQLSRGQEFRERTELPDTRPSSKQAVTLTAQPPRPPTPEEGEIVDTPPPPQQLPPDTRIHADVIVENDHKNRAVIKGEPISDSKTGISGVVGASGASASASGASGAGSAPKRKRNPSDSSVTNLSTLCSLETKAKGSAEHKEKKKRKRKHADVEVVATRPSSQQSGIQPTNHEREEKSETSLLPPPPPPQRVYYSYFNPQNEVLEDQDRWDQNQYLMEAKRLKHSADKECELTAQGMLYLEAVLCFLLTGNAMESDPLTERASFTMYKDTLSLIKRSSRYISSKFKSQQNSSPESSIHNKLAILSLFCQSLIYLKLFKMHKPEVKQTQKLLTEYHQKQAAQATPVQPEGQGTPSLSPTPSPAGSVGSVGSQSSGYSSGELANRGAASGQAQAAPYVSVPFGIYSAMAKQNYQFNLMLNCHELWDQAHALVTDKHRDFFIELDEKLGPLTLKSSLRDLVRYVQAGIKKLRDL